CGGCGTATTATTATGTTTATTTATTGTATGATGGGATCGCGATGGCGCATATTTTTGCTGGATTTGGAATTTATTTCGTTTGGCTGTTATTTTTGGTTACTACCGTACTTGCTTTGGGGATCATTTTTCGGAGCTCGGCGGTTGTGGCGATGATAGGGGCCGGTGGTGCGATTATTCTAGAATTGGTAAGCGGTATTTCAGGTTGGGGACAAATCTTTAATCCTGCGTACTTGAGCGCAAACGCGAGCAATGTTATTATGACCGGTGATGTAAAAGATTATTTTGCGGGGAATTTATTGATGTCTTTGCTATTTATCGTGGCCTTACTGATTGTTTCGATTCTGCTGTTGACGCAGAAAAATTTCCATATTGGTAGCTCACATGAATAGTTTTAGTAAATTTAATGGAGTTCTCATGTGATTTTCCTCGCGCTATTAGGCAAGTACGGTATTATAGTAAATGTAAACAAGATAGCTATTACTTTTCCCCCTTTTTAGTAATAGATTATCTAAACTCCTTTTTTCAAGCTGGTTCCCCTGCCAGCTTGTTTTTTTTATTAGAAAAAACTTGATATATACTCCTAATCTGTATATACTGTATATATATATTATATACAGTTGGGGGCGCGTATGAAAATAATTGTTACGAATACATCCTCATTGCCGATCTATGAACAAATTGCTTCTCAAATCCGAAATCAGATTATAAATGGTGAGCTAAGCGGTGGCTACCTTTTGCCCTCGATTCGAGCTTTGGCGAAGGAGCTACAAGTGAGCGTCATCACAACAAAGCGTGCATATGAAGAATTGGAACATGAAGGCTTTGTTCAAACAATCGCTGGAAAAGGTACCTATGTGTCACATCAAAATATAGCATTTATTCATGAGCAGAGGTTAAAAGATTTAGAGAAAAAGATGCATCAGGTGCTACAATTCGCGGATGATCTTGGTCTGACTAATACAGAAGTACACGAGATGATCGATTTACTAGCAAAGGAGGATTAGACACATGGATAATATTTTAGAAGTGAAACAAGTATCAAAAATATATAAAGACTTCGCGTTACGGAATATTTCATTTCAATTGCCAAAAGGTTATATTATGGGCTTAATCGGTGTGAATGGAGCGGGAAAAAGCACGTTATTAAAGATAATTATGGATTTGGTGCAGAAAAATAGTGGCGAAGTTTTCATTTTTGGAAAAAATACACGAAATTCGATGGCAGAGATTAAACAGGATATTGGCTTTGTTTTTGATGAAAATCACTTTTATGACCATCTGACTGCCGAGCAAATGAAGCAGCTTATTGCGCCGTTTTATCGGAACTGGGACGAGGTCGTATATCAGGATTATATGCAGAAGTTTGAGCTGCCGAGCAATAAGAAAATGAAGAACTTCTCTAAAGGAATGAAGATGAAATATAGTATTGCGATTGCGCTGAGTCACCATGCGAAGTTGATTATTATGGATGAGCCGACTGCTGGACTTGACCCGATTGTTCGTCGTGAGTTGCTTAATGTATTGCAAACGGTTGTAATGGATGAGGAGGTATCCGTTCTATTCTCGACGCATGTGACAGCTGATTTGGAGCGAGTTGCCGATTTTATTACATATATTCATGAAGGGCATGTTTTTTTCAGTGAGGAAAAGGATAGGTTACTGGAGCAGTATGTCATTGTGAAGGGTGATGCCGGGCTATTGGATAGTGAGAGTGAAAATCTATTTATTGACGTGGAGATCAGTGCTTTAGGGTTTCAGGGATTGGCGCGGCAAAGGGAGGAAGTACGATTTTATTTTGGTAACGAAGTGATTTTGGAAAAGCCAAGTTTGGATGATATTATGTACTACACGGTGCAGGCAACGAAAAAAACAAGGCGAGGGGTAATGTGAATGTGGCGGCTGGTTTGGAAAGATATGATGGTTCAGCGTGGCCCTGTGATCGCGCTTGTTGCATTTGTGATTTACTTAGCTAGTGCTGGAATGCCTACTTTTCTAGTTTTTCTTTTTGGAATGTTGATGGCTGTAACAGGAGTCGTTTTACGCGCAATCAGTAGGGATGAGGAAAATGAGACATTGGCACTCTTGGCTACTTTGCCGGTGAGTAGGAAGGAAATTGTCATGGCGCGATATGTAGGCACAGTATTTGTGATGCTTGTCAGTATACTGTTTAGTTACATCGTGATGACGATTGCGAAAGGTGGGTTTATCCCAATCGGGAGCCTTTTTAATAGCATTGGAGTTCCTGTGGTTATTATTCTGAGTTTGGCGGCAGTACTTTTCCCAATTTATTATTGGCTGGGGTATGATGCGATGCGGTATGTGATGACTGGGTTGATATTTTTAGCTGCTTTCCTGGCGTTGCTTACTGCTCTTCCAATGACGCAACTGTTTTTTCGGTGGCTGGAAGGAATCGGATTTAACTTGATTTTAGGCATCGCGGTTTTGATTTCGATCGTACTGTATTTTGTATCCATGCGGATTTCGATGCGCGTGTTAGATTTCACAGATCTATAAAAGGTGCTTATTTTTAATGAAATTCTCATCTAATTCTTGAGAGATTATCATGCGTGACCTGTATTATAGAGAATGTAAAGAGGATAGCAATTACTTTTACTCCCTTTTTAGTAATTGTTAATCCGAATAAAACTCCCTTTTTGACCATCGCGGTTTCCCCCCTTTTTCCGCGGTGGTTTTTTTGTGCATTTCTATGTTCAGAAGGCTTAAGGGTTGCATGAATGGGGGGCGTTAGGTGTATAGTAGAGAGGTAAATAGAAATCGGGAGGCTGGTAAAATGAACATTAATGATACGGTGACACTTGCAAACGGCGTTGAGATGCCACAATTTGGCTTTGGCGTTTGGCGTGTGAATGATGGAGAAGAAGCAGTGAATTCCGTGAAATGGGCAATTGAAACGGGATACAGAAGCATTGATACAGCAGCTGCTTATAAAAATGAAGAAGGTGTTGGACGGGCGATCAAGGAATCAGGTGTGGATCGTGATAGCCTTTTTGTGACGACGAAGTTATGGAACGCAGATCAAGGTTATGAGTCGACATTGAAAGCTTTTGACGCTAGTTTAGAGAAATTGGGATTAGATTATCTAGATTTATACTTAATTCATTGGCCAGTGGAAGGCAAGTTTGTAGATACATGGCGTGCCATGGAAAAGCTATATGCTGATAAAAAAGTACGCGCGATTGGCGTTTGTAACTTCCATGAGCATCATCTAGATGAGCTGTTAAAAGAAGCTAAAATTGTGCCGATGGTGAATCAGGTTGAGTTACATCCACTTCTTTCACAAGAACCATTGCGTAAATATTGTGCGGAGAAAAATATCGTCGTTGAAGCCTGGAGCCCGCTTGGTAGTGGTAAAATCCTGGATAACAGCGTCATTAATTCCATCGCGAAAATTTATGAAAAATCAGTAGCACAGGTTATTTTACGTTGGGACTTACAACATGGCATTGTAACGATTCCAAAATCGGTTCACCAAAATCGTATTATCGAAAACGCAAATATTTTTGATTTCGAGTTGAAAGATTCGGAAATGGCGTTGATTGATAGTTTGAATAAGGATGAACGTACGGGTCCTGATCCAGATAATTTTAATTTTTAAATAGATATACTTCATGGCTATTAATATGCGAAAATTGGCACGCCTCGCGTGCCTAAATAGCAAAAATCCGTATCGAAAATCTGTTAATGGATTTTCGATACGGATTTTTCTACATCAGAGACTCTTTATCTCGGACTCTTGTTTAATTTGATAAGATACTAACTACGAACGTTAGAGGCAGGAACCCACCCAATGGATTTAGAACCATCCATCAAGCGATACCAAAGCTGTCCATTTATTGTCACTTGAATATTGGCGAGCAATGGCTTATTTTGATAAGCTGATAAAGTATCACGTTTCATCGATGCGTCAACAACTGGAACTAAATATACTTGTGCAGTAGGAACTTTGACATAACGTGTTAATTTAATAGGTTTCTCCATACTAGGAACATAGAAAATGTTGAGTGCACGACTGTCTAGCCAGCCAATAACTTTTCCGTCAATACTAAATTGGTACCAGGTAGTACGAACGGTTTTAGCTTCACGTAATAATTTCAGGTTTTTGCCTTCATAGGCAGAGAGATTAGCTATAAATTTAGAACCTTCTGTCCCATAGGGTCTTGTCCAACTGCTATTAGCGGCTGCAATTTTGATATTAGCATAAGTTGTTCCGATAGCTTTGTCGTATTCAATTTCATCGTAGAGGGATTCCTTTACATTAGAGGCAGGAACCCACCCAATGGATTTAGAACCATCCATCAAGCGATACCAAAGCTGTCCATTTATTGTCACTTGAATATTGGCGAGCAATGGCTTATTTTGATAAGCCGATAAAGTATCACGTTTCATCGATGCGTCAACAACTGGAACTAAATATACTTGTGCAGTAGGAACTTTGACATAACGTGTTAATTTAATAGGTTTCTCCATACTAGGAACATAGAAAATGTTGAGTGCACGACTGTCTAGCCAGCCAATAACTTTTCCGTCAATACTAAATTGGTACCAAGTAGTACGAACGGTTTTAGCTTCACGTAATAATTTCAGGTTTTTGCCTTCATAGGCAGAGAGATTAGCTATAAATTTAGAACCCCACGTATTATAAGGTGCTGTCCAACTGCTATTTCCTTGACTTGTTTTAATAGAAGCATAAGTGGTTCCAATCGGTTTATCATAGCTAATTGCGTCAAATGCTGTAGCAGTGACGCTGCTAGCTGGGACCCACCCAATTGATTTAGTGCCATCCATTAGACGGTACCATAGTTTCCCATTTAGAGTGACCTGTATATTAGCGAGTAGTGGTTTGTTGAGATAGGCAGATAAGTTACCCCGATCCAATGAAGCATCTGCTACTGGAACAAGATAAACCTTTGCAGATGGGACATTGACATAACGTGTTAAACTGATTTTTTGTTCCATACTCGGTGTATAAAAGATATTTACTGCTTTATCTTCTACCCAACCAATCGTTTTCCCGTCGATACTAAATTGATACCAGGTACCACTTTGCGTTTTTGCAGTGCGAAGTAGCTTCATATCTTTACCAGTGTATGAAGAAAGTGGATTCACTTTGTTGGAGCCTGCGGTATTAAAAGGTGCAGACCAGACTGTGTTTCCAGCAGCAGTTTTGACATTGGCATAGGTTGTTGTTGTAAATGCTGTATTAGATATAATGGTGTCCTTACTCATCGCGTTGAATTTTTCGGTGACGAGTGTTAGAAATTCATTGTAGCTATAACCCCACTTGTTAAAATAGGCAATTGGATCGGTATGCGTTGTTCCACCGAGGTATTTACTGACAGCATTATGCGTCCAAACGGTTCCAACACCATCTGTTTCAGCGCTGTCGATTGGAAGCTTGTACTTATCTAAAATGTAAGCTGTGTAGTACGCATAATTGTTGATCGAGCGCGCGAACTCATCGAATGTTTTATGTTCGACCAGTTCATATTGAACAAAGCGAGCATTGGCAAAACGACCAGCACCCCAAACACCGTAATCAGTTGGATGGATTTGAATGATGTTTCCTTTGTCCACAAATGTGTGTACAAATGCATTCTCCCAATTGCGGCTCATATAGTCAATTTCATTCTGGATTGTCGAATTTGGATTAGCTGTTTCATGTAAAACAACACCCTCTGGTTTGCCATTACCATTGCGGTAGTTAAATTTCGTGAATTGTGATTGAATTTGACTGCTTAACTTCGCATTTGCAAAGTTGTTTGACTTGATGTAATTGTTCACATTTGGGTATGTCGCCTTGGCGTTTAGAAGCATCCTGCGATCAGGAATTGGTGCTTCTTGCTCTCCCTCTATCTGTGAATCCTCTGCGAATGTACCATCTCGTTCCGCTTTTGGTACATAGATGGAATCATCCCGCACCGTTTGGGACCCATCTTTTGCAGTAACCGAGCTAGTGTCAGCAGCTGGTTGTTCATCAGCAAAGACAGATAGCGGCAAAATAACAGTTGTAAGGCCGACTGTAACAATTACTGATTTTAATAAAGTTTTCAATTGTCCATCTCCATTCTAAAAGTTTCCTTGCGTCAAAAATAATTATGAAATAGATTTTCCATGTAATCTTAGTGGTAATATAGATTACTTTCTATTATGGAGAAAAGTTACAAGAGAGTCAATAGAGTTTCCCTATCATGGGTGTATTTTGAGCGATATAAGTATTTGGTATATTAGTGAGAATGAGTCATACCAGTAGGTTTATATGGTGCGGTTTGAAATTTGACAAATTACCTACAATTTGATGTCTAAACAGTGTCAGAAATCCCGATTTGCAAGCAATATTAAGCCTGAAATAAAAATGTATGCGCTGTTAATTTCTAAAAAGAACAAACAGTTTATTTAGATATCCTTTTTTATATAAGAATTTTGCGCTTTCGAGCCCCCTCGTTTGACAATGAACTGCTAAAATAAGAAACTAGGACTATCACTGCATGAGAGAAGGGGAAGACAGATGTTAAAGCGAATGTTAATCATCTACAATCCTGTTGCTGGCCAGCGCAAGTTTCACAAATTAATGCCAGTGGCAGAGCAAATTTTGGACGAAGCGGGATTTGATGTCACGCTGATTCCGACCACAGAAGAAGAGAAAAGTGCGACCGCAATCGCGAAACAAGGGGTACTCGATGGATTTGAAATTATTATTGCTGCAGGTGGGGATGGCACGGTAAACGATGTTGTCAACGGTTTGATGCAAGCCTCGAAGCAAGTCGTTTTTGGCGTTCTACCGGTTGGAACAACGAACGATTTTGCACGCGCGCTTGGCATGGCAAAAGACCCGATCGAAGCCCTCCAGATTATCGCGGCAGGAGAGAAAATAAAAGTCGACGTTGGGCAGGCGAACGGTCAATATTTCATCAATAATGCCGCTGGAGGGAAAATCACCGAAATCACCTATGCTGTCAAAGAGTCGATGAAAAATAAAATAGGACGGTTGGCATATTTAGTAAGCGGTATTTCCCTGTTGCCCAAATTGGCACCAAAACAAGTCCGGATAACATATGATACTGGTGTTTTCGAAGGCGAAATTTTGTTGTTATTCGGCGCATTAACAAATAGTGTAGGCGGAATGGAAAAACTATGCCCACCAGCAATACTTAACGATGGCTACATGGACTTACTTGTTTTAAAAAAGGTATCACCAATCAAGTTACTGAAATTGCTTGCTTCCATTAAGAGTGGCGCGCATTTGCAAAGTGAAGACGTACTCTACGTTAAAACAAAAACAGCGACAATCGAATGTGATACCAGTTTAAATATTAGTTATGATGGCGTATATGGCGGAGAGACCCCTTATAAATTGGCAGTTTTACCAGAAAAATTAACAATCTTGGCAGAAGCAACCCGAATCCAGCATCGCTTACAGAAATAAAACGATTACATCAAAAATATCGACCTTCACTATGGTAAAATGCTCACAAATCTGGTATCATAACTGTGTTAGGAAAAATAGCAACTGTTATTTTTCACAGCAGAAAATCAAATTTTGTAAGAGTCTGGAGTAAACTCGAACAAAGCCGAAGAACGTCAAACCATGAAAATTGGGTAGGACGTAAACTTGGCTTTACACAAATCGAGCGAAAGCTTTTGAATTTCGCTAGTTTCGCGGAAGCCGGAAGCGGAGCATACTTGTGTATGTGAGAACCGGAAGTCTGCGAAACTGGCGGAATGCGAACGCTTGCCGCCGATTTATCTGGCTTATGCTCCACACTCTTATATTCCTGAGGAGGAAATTGTATTATGCCTATCGTTAGTATGACTGAAATGTTGAACAAAGCGTTAGCTGGTAAATATGCTGTAGGTCAATTCAACATCAACAATCTTGAGTGGACTCGCGCTATTTTAGAAGCTGCAGAACAAGAAAAATCCCCTGTAATCCTTGGTGTTTCTGAAGGAGCAGCAAAATACATGGGTGGATTTACAACAGTTGTTAAAATGACTGAAGGACTTATGCATGACCTAAAAATCACTGTACCAGTTGCAATTCACTTGGATCATGGTTCATCGTTTGATTCATGTAAAGCTGCAATCGACGCAGGATTCTCATCTGTTATGATCGATGGTTCTCATCACCCAATCGATGAAAACGTTGAAATGACTAAAAAAGTTGTTGACTACGCTCATCCAAAAGGTGTTTCTGTTGAAGCCGAAGTTGGAACTGTTGGTGGCGAAGAAGACGGCGTAACAGGCGGAATCAACTATGCTGATCCTGCTGAATGTTTACGTGTTGTTAAAGAAGCTAACATTGATGCACTTGCTGCAGCATTAGGTTCTGTACATGGTCCTTACCACGGCGAACCAGTTCTAGGATTCAAAGAAATGGAAGAAATCTCGAAATTAACTGGTGCTCCTCTAGTACTTCACGGTGGTTCTGGAATTCCTGAACACCAAATCAAACAAGCAATCGAACACGGTCACAGCAAAATCAACGTTAACACGGAGTGCCAAATTGTTTGGACAGCCGCTGTTCGCGAAAAATTAGCTACAGATGATAAAGTTTACGATCCTCGTAAAGTTATCGGACCTGGCCAAGCTGCTATTAAGACAACAGTTGTTGCTAAGATCCAAGAATTTGGTTCAAACGGCAAAGCATAATATTATATTTGATTGATGACAACGAGCCCGATTGGGCTCGTTGTTTTTGTTTGTTGTGGCTCTTATGAGGCATCCCCTGCCGATTTAGAGCCTCAATATGCATGAGAGCGAAGCGAACATGTAATCCATCAGTGGCTCTTATGCGCGAAACCAGGAACAACGGCTCTTTGTCAATTGTTGGGGTGAAATATCGAGGTACAAGCTAGGGAAATAGTGGCTTGTACCTCTTTTTAGCCTACAGAAATGTCAAAATTTTTGATAAAGTGCTGGGCAAGTATTTTGGCGCGGAACCGTGAAAAGTTTTGATAGCCATAAGAAGTACGCTTGATGACCTTGGTTCGGTTGTTAATTCCTTCTACGAAACCATTGGACAGATGTGGGTAAATGAAGGCATTGATGATTTCTGTTTCCCAGCGTCGGAAAGTACCGATAGCTTTTATGAATTCTGGAAGCTGTTTGTCTTGTACGAGTTGATAGAAATCGTGTAAGGATTGACGAACGTCGCGGCGTTCTTGTGCTTTATTGGCATCAAACCAAGCCTGATAGGCTTCCTTGATGGTGTAGGCGGTTTGTAGATCAGGGTGCAAGCTTAAGTAACGGCGAATGATGCTTTTTTGCGCTGTATCCAGCTTATGAGATCGCTTGAAAAGGAGTTTTTGTATCCGTTTCCCGTGTTTTCGATCTTTTTCTGAAAAACGCTGTTGGACACGAACGCGGACTTTATTCAGCGCCCAATAGATGTAGCGAGAGAAGTGGAAAGAATCGGCAATAATAACTGGTTTGTCAAGAGCTTGTTGCACAGCGTTTTTGAAGGTCGAGCTCAAATCCATGATAACCATCTCTACCTGATGCCCGCGTTCTCTTAAATAACGTTGAATGGTTTTGGCGCGACGGTTTTCTAAGATATCAATGGGGCGACGAGTCATGGGGTCAGCGATAATGAGTTGGAATTTGCCTTTGTCGGTATCTCCCTTGAACTCATCGATAGCGATGACTTTAGGAAGAGCGACGGGAGGCGTGGAAAAGGCTTCTGTACGCGCGTCGAATAGGCGCATAATTTTAGGTGCGGTGGTTCCAAACGTTCTGGCAGTATAGGTAAAGGAGGGGGCAGAGATACTATGGAAAAGGGCTGCTTGATGCCAAGATGTCGAAAAACGCTGATAGCGTGCCACAAGTCCTTGATTTTTTTCATCAAATGATTTTCCGCAGGAACAAGCATATCTGCGTTTTCGATAGTGCACATAGACACGTTTTTCTGCGACTTTTAGATGTTGGAAAGTGTGCGTACGATAGTCTTTAATGCGATCTGTCCGTGTTTTACAAGAGGGGCAGGCATGTTTTTTTCGTTTTAGTTGGATATGAATGTGGCAGATATGATTTTCAATCGAATAATCAAGAAGTTGGATGTTTTTATTTTCTAAACCGATGAGTTGTATGATAAAATGGTCTGGCATGGTAATATCGCTCCTTTGGATTGGGTTTCGTCACTTTTATCTTAAAGGATTTTGATATTACTGTGTATTTTTTTGTCTTGAAATGAGAACAAAAAAATGCGGAGGTAGATTATTTTCTACCCCAACATTTATTATAGAACCGTTTTTGTTTGTTGTGGCTCTTATGAGGCATCCCCTGCCGATTTAGAGCCTCAATATGCATGAGAGCGAAGCGAACATGTAATCCATCAGTGGCTCTTATGCGCGAAACCAGGAACAACTAGTAGACGAATAAGTATCAGGGAATTAAGAGAGCCTCAATATGCATGAGAACGAAGTGAGCATGTAATCCATCAGTGGCTCTTACCGCCGAGTTCGGAATTAGCGATTTGTTTGTATTGAAGTTTGGGGTTTAGGGGAGGAGTGGTCTCTAATTCGTGTGGTTGATGATGTGGGGCGTCTTCGGATCCAGCTTCGGAAGCCAGCCCCTCGAAATTTTCGGTGCCTCCGAAAAATCCAAAAGAGGGATTTATCTGCGCCCCCTAACAAATTTTGTCGGATCTAACGGGCTTCCTTAGCTTTTCGTGAGATCCAGCTTCAGAAGCCAGACCCTCGAAGTTTTCACGCCCTCCGCAAAAACCAAGGACGGGTTTTCACTGCGGCCGCTCCAAACTTTTTCGAGTCTAATGGGCTTCTTGCGCTTTGTTGTGGCTCTTATGAGACATATTTTGTCGATTTAGAGCCTCAATATGCATGAGAACGAAGTGAGCATGCAATCCATATGCGGAATCATGTGTGGCGCCTCCGGATCTAGCTTCAACGGCCACCTCCTCGAAAACTTCACACCCTCCATAAAAAGCAAGAGCGGCTTTTTACTGCGGCCGCTCCAGTTTTTGTCGGAGCTGAACGGGCCGTTTCAGCTTTTCGATTTGCATATTTCCTCAATATCAGGGATAATCAACTACAAGTGAATCTTTTTAACAGGAAAGAAGGAACGGTATGGTTGAGAAACTAGTAATAAAAGGTGGAAGAGAGCTTTCGGGTACTTTACGTGTAGATGGTGCTAAGAATAGTGCTGTTGCTCTTATTCCTGCTACGATATTAGCTGATTCTGATGTGACTATCGAGGGTTTACCGGATATTTCGGACGTGCATACGCTCTATGCTATTTTAGAAGAACTAGGTGGGGAAATT
The sequence above is drawn from the Listeria weihenstephanensis genome and encodes:
- a CDS encoding ISL3 family transposase, whose translation is MPDHFIIQLIGLENKNIQLLDYSIENHICHIHIQLKRKKHACPSCKTRTDRIKDYRTHTFQHLKVAEKRVYVHYRKRRYACSCGKSFDEKNQGLVARYQRFSTSWHQAALFHSISAPSFTYTARTFGTTAPKIMRLFDARTEAFSTPPVALPKVIAIDEFKGDTDKGKFQLIIADPMTRRPIDILENRRAKTIQRYLRERGHQVEMVIMDLSSTFKNAVQQALDKPVIIADSFHFSRYIYWALNKVRVRVQQRFSEKDRKHGKRIQKLLFKRSHKLDTAQKSIIRRYLSLHPDLQTAYTIKEAYQAWFDANKAQERRDVRQSLHDFYQLVQDKQLPEFIKAIGTFRRWETEIINAFIYPHLSNGFVEGINNRTKVIKRTSYGYQNFSRFRAKILAQHFIKNFDISVG
- a CDS encoding ABC transporter ATP-binding protein; this translates as MLEVKQVSKIYKDFALRNISFQLPKGYIMGLIGVNGAGKSTLLKIIMDLVQKNSGEVFIFGKNTRNSMAEIKQDIGFVFDENHFYDHLTAEQMKQLIAPFYRNWDEVVYQDYMQKFELPSNKKMKNFSKGMKMKYSIAIALSHHAKLIIMDEPTAGLDPIVRRELLNVLQTVVMDEEVSVLFSTHVTADLERVADFITYIHEGHVFFSEEKDRLLEQYVIVKGDAGLLDSESENLFIDVEISALGFQGLARQREEVRFYFGNEVILEKPSLDDIMYYTVQATKKTRRGVM
- a CDS encoding aldo/keto reductase, whose product is MNINDTVTLANGVEMPQFGFGVWRVNDGEEAVNSVKWAIETGYRSIDTAAAYKNEEGVGRAIKESGVDRDSLFVTTKLWNADQGYESTLKAFDASLEKLGLDYLDLYLIHWPVEGKFVDTWRAMEKLYADKKVRAIGVCNFHEHHLDELLKEAKIVPMVNQVELHPLLSQEPLRKYCAEKNIVVEAWSPLGSGKILDNSVINSIAKIYEKSVAQVILRWDLQHGIVTIPKSVHQNRIIENANIFDFELKDSEMALIDSLNKDERTGPDPDNFNF
- a CDS encoding diacylglycerol kinase, which encodes MLKRMLIIYNPVAGQRKFHKLMPVAEQILDEAGFDVTLIPTTEEEKSATAIAKQGVLDGFEIIIAAGGDGTVNDVVNGLMQASKQVVFGVLPVGTTNDFARALGMAKDPIEALQIIAAGEKIKVDVGQANGQYFINNAAGGKITEITYAVKESMKNKIGRLAYLVSGISLLPKLAPKQVRITYDTGVFEGEILLLFGALTNSVGGMEKLCPPAILNDGYMDLLVLKKVSPIKLLKLLASIKSGAHLQSEDVLYVKTKTATIECDTSLNISYDGVYGGETPYKLAVLPEKLTILAEATRIQHRLQK
- a CDS encoding GntR family transcriptional regulator, which codes for MKIIVTNTSSLPIYEQIASQIRNQIINGELSGGYLLPSIRALAKELQVSVITTKRAYEELEHEGFVQTIAGKGTYVSHQNIAFIHEQRLKDLEKKMHQVLQFADDLGLTNTEVHEMIDLLAKED
- a CDS encoding GW domain-containing glycosaminoglycan-binding protein → MKTLLKSVIVTVGLTTVILPLSVFADEQPAADTSSVTAKDGSQTVRDDSIYVPKAERDGTFAEDSQIEGEQEAPIPDRRMLLNAKATYPNVNNYIKSNNFANAKLSSQIQSQFTKFNYRNGNGKPEGVVLHETANPNSTIQNEIDYMSRNWENAFVHTFVDKGNIIQIHPTDYGVWGAGRFANARFVQYELVEHKTFDEFARSINNYAYYTAYILDKYKLPIDSAETDGVGTVWTHNAVSKYLGGTTHTDPIAYFNKWGYSYNEFLTLVTEKFNAMSKDTIISNTAFTTTTYANVKTAAGNTVWSAPFNTAGSNKVNPLSSYTGKDMKLLRTAKTQSGTWYQFSIDGKTIGWVEDKAVNIFYTPSMEQKISLTRYVNVPSAKVYLVPVADASLDRGNLSAYLNKPLLANIQVTLNGKLWYRLMDGTKSIGWVPASSVTATAFDAISYDKPIGTTYASIKTSQGNSSWTAPYNTWGSKFIANLSAYEGKNLKLLREAKTVRTTWYQFSIDGKVIGWLDSRALNIFYVPSMEKPIKLTRYVKVPTAQVYLVPVVDASMKRDTLSAYQNKPLLANIQVTINGQLWYRLMDGSKSIGWVPASNVKESLYDEIEYDKAIGTTYANIKIAAANSSWTRPYGTEGSKFIANLSAYEGKNLKLLREAKTVRTTWYQFSIDGKVIGWLDSRALNIFYVPSMEKPIKLTRYVKVPTAQVYLVPVVDASMKRDTLSAYQNKPLLANIQVTINGQLWYRLMDGSKSIGWVPASNVRS
- the fba gene encoding class II fructose-1,6-bisphosphate aldolase, which translates into the protein MPIVSMTEMLNKALAGKYAVGQFNINNLEWTRAILEAAEQEKSPVILGVSEGAAKYMGGFTTVVKMTEGLMHDLKITVPVAIHLDHGSSFDSCKAAIDAGFSSVMIDGSHHPIDENVEMTKKVVDYAHPKGVSVEAEVGTVGGEEDGVTGGINYADPAECLRVVKEANIDALAAALGSVHGPYHGEPVLGFKEMEEISKLTGAPLVLHGGSGIPEHQIKQAIEHGHSKINVNTECQIVWTAAVREKLATDDKVYDPRKVIGPGQAAIKTTVVAKIQEFGSNGKA
- a CDS encoding ABC-2 transporter permease, which encodes MWRLVWKDMMVQRGPVIALVAFVIYLASAGMPTFLVFLFGMLMAVTGVVLRAISRDEENETLALLATLPVSRKEIVMARYVGTVFVMLVSILFSYIVMTIAKGGFIPIGSLFNSIGVPVVIILSLAAVLFPIYYWLGYDAMRYVMTGLIFLAAFLALLTALPMTQLFFRWLEGIGFNLILGIAVLISIVLYFVSMRISMRVLDFTDL